The segment TACCTTTGCATTAGCTCATGAAGGGTGttcaaagtctatatattttttgaagtatatttaaaaatacaaggGGACTGGAGTAATATCACCCTCGAGGAGAGACGCCATGATTGTGTTTAGAATACAGTACAGGCTTTAAGTCTTTTGTAAATCTAAATGTATTTCTACAAGACATACCCAAGTGTTACTAATACATCTCATGTGTGGAAGGTTTTTTCTAAAGTGAGTTACTTACAAAATCAACCATGACAAAATCGTCTTGTGCTTGGCCTCcactctggctggagctctgtgaGTGAAGACTGTCTTGTAATGGAGAGGAGGGGGTGGGTGATGCTGGCGGCTgtacctgaacacacacacacacacacacacacacacacacacacacacacacacacacacacacacacacacacacacacacacacacacacacacacacaaaatgcctTTAAATCTCATATTGTGTATTTAGCAACTGACCCATGCCAGCTATGAATGAAGGCCAAATCATTGTTATGCCTCAGCAACAAACTTCCTTCTGGATGGAGAACACGGATAGCGCTGCATTGATATAAGCAATATACTGGAAAAAATACGTGAATGCTTTCTGTGATCTTGTGATTAAATATCAACATACCAAGTACCAAATATTGAGCGATTTCATACTTCTAAATATTCACAGTTTTAGTTGCCCAAAATGTCGTTATCATTGATATTAGCAAACTGGTATTCCACCACATGTATTCCAATCCATGTTAAAGAAAAGATAACAATTTATTGATCCCAAAGGGAATACTTGATCACTTTCACTTGCATCAATTAACAGGACCGTGGGTGTTAAAGTAGGTAATGAAAAATCAATGCTTAAGTTATTTAAATAGTACTGAGCGTCTCGTGTAGATGAACGCAGCAATTTTGGACGGTTAAGCTTGTTAAACAAAGCGTGTGCAAGCAACAGGCAGCAGCAGAAGCTCAAATGTGAATAAAGCAAGATATGGACATGTCTTATTAGTTTAATGGAGATAGACTCGAATTTAACAGATCGGTTTTCTGTAAAATGGAAGGATGAGGTTGATAGAGCAGAGTCAACAAGATATCACACAAAGCTGGCAAAAACTCTATGAATTTAAACCTAATCAGCTGTGTACTGGAGTACAGTGCACACCACAGCCCCAAAGACAGGATGATTTCACTGTTATATCAacaatgttttcattcagtctCTTATCACTACTTCAAACTTTAAAACTATGCTACGCTCGCTGCTGATGCGAGTTATCCACCAGGAAGTACCGCCAacctgtgtatgtatgtagctgcaatcaaaattattcaacccccgttgcaaatcaggtttattgtccaaAGTTAGAGACTTTCAGccgttttaaatgaacaaatcaaacaaaaagcaaaagaaacagttcaacacaacaaatgcttcaagtggtttccccaaattcaactgaaaatgcaactgacaatgacttctccagtttcaaaattatccAACCCCCTGAAcaaaatccctcacaacagcacacatatgcaaaacaggtgttatCTCCAGcacaactaatcaagggcttcaggTGTGCCTGAGCTGGAACACGTGAAATATCTGATCTATCTAGGGGTAGcaatacatgaaatacctggacggggcaaaaaaaaaaaagaaaaaaaaaaagaaaaaaaaaaaaaaaaaaaaaaagaagctatcgTGAAAAGTTGTATCGGAGAAAATGTcatggaccttccaacaggacaatgatcccaagcataccttaaattccaccaaggcttggttgcagaagaattcctggaagattctacagggccatcacagtcacctgacttgaaccccatagaaaatctctggggggatttgaagaaggcggttgcagcacacaaacccaagaatattactgaactggaggccattgctcatgaggaatgggttaagattcctcaggaacactgctagaagctggtgtctggctctgcatctcatttgcagcaggtcataacagcaaaaaggtgATCTACTGGGTACTAAAGAGGCTTACCGTGAACAGGTTGAATAAttatgaaactggagaagtcattataagttgcattttcagttgaatttggagaaaccacttgaagcattcgttgtgttgaactatttcacttgcttttgtttgatttgttcatttcaaacagctgaaCTGTTTGTAAATTTCTACAATAAAcatgatttgcaatgggggctGAATAATTTTGTTTGCAACTATAGAAACACTCTGATTTGGTTGAAAACATTGATCTTAAACCATCAAAAACATCTTAGATTTGTcttaaataatagtaatataaacAAGAATAAGAGATGAGGCAGGATTATGCCATCTTTCCTGTTCCAGATGGAGAACCAATGCTTTGATGTTTAGTTTTAAATCAGTTAGAGGTGATGACCGACTGCTGATCACATGGCCAAGCCTGTGTGGGCATTCGTGCGTTTGTTCACATCGTGTTTGTACCATCGGGTCGTTCTCCTCCAGGTCATAACCTCTGGGAGCAAATGCAGCAAACGGCAGATCCAGACTGGCAGTGGTCACCTGCACAAATCACAAAGTAGGCGGTTTACGCAATCTCCCCACGTGATTTCTGAATTATTTGTGCAGCTGTGTTCTCACCTGTGTGGTGGGTTTGTTGACGAAGGCTCCCACTTTCCTGGTGAAGGTTGTCTCGGGGGCATCTGAAGGGGACACACTCTTCCCTTCACTTCTCAACAACACATCTGTatcaccactacacacacacacacacacacacacacacacacacacacacacacacacacacacacacacacacaaaaaaaaaactgtgaaaataCCTATTCCAACAGCCATTACATTTGGCtgcatattaaattaaataaacacagtaaattaCTATATTACTTTATACAATTAAATATCTATTACaagaaaatatttcaaagaaAGGACTACCTCAAAACAAAGTCAAGTAAAATGCCTTTACCTGCTGCAGTTGGAGGGCGGAGGATGGGGTGTGTCTGCTGAGGGGCAGGACGGGACACGCCCATGGTCTGCTTGAGTGCCATGACTGGGCTGAACCAGCACCTGCGGGACTCCACCTTCTTTCCCCGGAACAGCAATCTGTAGAGATAATCTACAAGTGTCATACTCACTTTGTTTATACCTGAACACCAGATGTTCCACTCACAGGCCATCTGatatcttttgtacactttttgGCTACAACCTTCAGAATCTTTAAAGTCACAATCAGACCGATTCTTATAACTTTCATGCATCATACCAGTcgggaaaaaacaaacttttgaactcTGCAACACGATGATGTTTTTGGAGTGCAATCTAGTCATTGGACTAATACAGGGGCACGGAATCCAGTCTTTACAACACATAGATCTTTGTTTGAATCAGTTAATAAGGAGTAAAAATTGTAGTCAAATTGAAAGTAAATGATTCGCCACATATGTTGAGAAAAAAGTACCAGACACTCTAGCAAGTAATAGTAGTCTGGCTAGCTTGAGATTTCTGTCATCAACAATAGCATGTGTTGTGGGATGTTGATGGATCTCCCATCCATAACAAACAGACAGGGTTCAACTTCATAAGAGGTTTTAGCATGTGGATAATATTCTCCCATTTTCCCCACAGTGTGAATTATCATTGTGCCATTATAGATGATGAAATTTAAAAACTAGTTATAAAGCAATTTTTGTTTCAgctgatttaatttattaagcAAATAACCAGTCATACAAACACTAATGCAAGAATTTTACTGTGACTGTTCTAGTTGACTAAACTAGAACACTGTGTGAATAAACACTCTGACCTGCTTACGTGAGTAGGGGTgggtatgcgtgtgtgtgtgtgtgtgtgtgtgtgtgctactgtGGTACCTGGTGTGGGTGGGCAGCAGCAGTGCAGTTAGTAGGATGGCACAAATCTACTGGCCCGAGGAGAGGAGTCTGATATGACAGACGAGAAGTGCAAAGCTGAATGAAAGCAAaagcaagggagagagagtgatagagagcaagagagaaaatgagagggAAAGAGCGCACGAGAGAGACACTACTTGTTTATTACTCGGTTAAACCTGAAGgctcattaattaatttacacTTTTAATATACTTAGTATTTGAAAATACagctaaatattaaaaacattatgaataaaaaaaattaagaccaTAAAAGTGGCAAAAGTCCAATCTGAGCAAACAGAAAAGTAACAGACTGATCTATTCTGGCCATTTGATTTTGTTTCATAATAGGAAATGGAAATCATATATCGaaatactaaatagttttagatcttcaaacgaaataaaacataaaataaaagctgcaaGCAAAGATGGATGGGCCCACTCACCCTGGTGCACATTGGGGCTGTTCTGCCAGGGGAACGCCactccatttttaaaatttttttttaaaagcacttaTATGTTGTTAGGAGTCTATCAAATTGTAAAACATAATTTCCTGTTGCCAGttggtggcgctatgactataactgaatattgacatgtaaatgtactcaggctgggacttttatcaaacgtgaagtttggagcagattgTACATTGTACGtatgagttataacaacttcctgtttcatggtGAAACATTGAACTTTGTGAGACCGCCACAGCCACCccatgcagtgaaaactcaaaagcttaGCAATATAGCATCGTCAAGACCTTTAGAGGAGACGGACCGAATATGATCGGATGAAATCTCCAGAAGgagtacgaggcctggaaattgcaaaatctgagcaaaaatttaagagaaaaatctaaatggctgacttcctgtcgGGTTTAGGACTTGGCTCTAAGAGACATTTTTGTACGTATTGCCATGTTACACGTGCCTACCTATTTTCATATGTGTAGGCGAAACGTAGTGCCTTGCACATCGTTGAAATTTTGTGTGTGCCGCTGTCAAGCCATTTTCTCACACTAATTCCAAAAACTGTATCAGATGTCAATTTTTGCCACTTCTGACGCACATGCAAAGTTTTGTGAGTTTACGAATACGTTCAGGACCtcaaaaatgtgattcatttcagaaaagaatgcagaaaaataataaacaaagcaGATACAATAGGGTCCTCACACCATCGGTGCTCTGGCCCTAACAAATGCAACCCAAgtaaaacacacaatacagttttttttttaattgaagcaaaaaaagttctcCAACACCTACCACCATTGTGAaaaattgcccccttaaaattTTATTCGGGTTgtaccacctttagcagcaataactgcaaaatCAAACGCTTCGATAACTGGAGGTCAGTCTTTCACTCACTTCTAGGACTCAGACTTACTCCTGTGCAAGATCATTGTCaagatcattgtcttgctgcataatccagtttcGCTTGAGTTTAAACTAATgtactgaagaccggacattctccattaggattttctggtagagagcaggattcatgtttccctcaattattgcaagtttcccagaccctgaagcagcaaagcataaccacaccatcacacttccaccaccacgcttgactgtaggtatgatgatctttttgtggaattcggtgtttggtttacaccagatgtaacgggacccctgtcttccaaacagttccactttccactcatcaatccacagaacattctcacaAAAGCTTTGAGGACCATCAAgatgttttggcaaaattcagacgagccttaatgttcttctgggttagcagtgattttcacctcgccactcttccatggatgccatttttacccagtgtcatgaacagtgacctttattgatgagAGGTCCTCTGATGTcgtccttgggtcttttgtgacttcgtggatgagtagttgctgtgctcttggaggaattttggaaggtcagccacttctgggaaagttcactactgtgcagagtttttccgtTTGGAGACATCatctctcactgtggttctttagagtcccagagcctctaaaatagctttgtaacccttcccagactgatgtatttcaaacaccttcatcctcctcatttctggaatttctttccattttggcacagtgtgttactgggtaagatcttttaaccaacttcatgctgttgaaaaagttctatttaagtgttgatttgattgaacagggtttgcagtaatcaggcctggttatatctagtccagctgaacaccattatgaatgcagtttcatagatttggggaattagtaactatgggggcaaatacatttttacacaggcccagttgttaTTGGATAACTTTGTTGCTTCAATAAagaacattatcatttaaaactaTTGTgagtttactcaggttgcctttgtttttatgttagattttgttttcatttctgaaacaatttagtatgaaatatacacaaaaacagaagaaatcaggatgacTCTCGACCTCTTTGCCCATACAAGTTACTTATAATGTGTCATCACTTTTACTCGTGTGTCTATAAGTAGGACCAAAATTGCATCGCACTCAGTGTTACTCTGAGGCGTGATCAGGTGAGTCCAAGCCTATATACAAGTGACTATATTACTGCAGGTTTTACGCCATCCAATCAGGAGCCACAACTGATTCCACCTGCTTAATCAATTTATCTCCAAACGACTCATGAGTCGTGTGCCGTGTGCCTTTTGTCGAGCTGGAATGAAAACGTGCAATCCTTTATAATTAAGATCAAACAAGTTTGGGATTGATGAATACTAACATTAATCTGAATCCTGAGAAACACCAGATCAGTTTGAGCATCCAGTAATTCATGTTCAACAGAAATTAACATCATGCTTCTTATTCCAGATGGAGTTCATGCCCCAGAGAGCGGAGTATCCTACTACTGTGTTGGTCAGAATTTTGAGATTTGGCATAATAAAGGCACTGTTAATTAAATATGACCTCAGGAAAATCAAACTGTATTAGACTAAATGAGTCACAATATTTACggatacttttttttaagcaattaaatCAATTTCCATGTCACATCCTTATTAAGAAGAGGTGCAAAATACTACGCTAGTTCACAATCTCCAGTGTTATACATCATACCAGGAACTGGATAACAAATTAATAAAGGATTTCCaattttctaaaacaaaaaagagaaagaaatcagtAATTTTTCAGTTTCCATTTTCATACTGTGAAACAAAATATCTGAATGAGGAGAAtagacacacgcacagacacacgcacagacacacgcacagacacacgcacagacacacgcacagacacacgcacagacacacgcacagacacacgcacagacacacgggAAGTGAGAGATCTGAAACACATGCAGAGTGAAGAGTAGAGAGAATGTGCGAGAGGATAAACATTAGTGTTAGGTTATCAGGGCAAATAGGAGAGGAGGAAATTAACCACAAGGAGGTTTGTGAGTATTTTTGACTTGCACTTGACTTAATATGTGAACAGTCTAACATATCTACTCGTACCTGGATACCTAATGTAGTGCGTAAATTAAGAGAAACCGCTAATTTCATGGAATATATGATAAAAATAAGATCTTAAActgcatttaataaaaaataaataaataaaaaatttaaaaagggggCAGTGgcggcttggtggttaaggctctgggttactgatcagaaggtcgggggttcaagtcccagcactgacaagttgccactgttggacccttaaccctctctgctccaggggtgctgtatcatggctgaccctgtgctctgaccccaacctcctaacatgctggggtatgcgaagaaaagaatttcactgtgcgtatatgtgaaaaataaaaacccattaAATCATCTTTAATTCAGATTTTCTGACTTTAAAACAGTAACATTCCATTACATGCATTTTATTCAGCGCTTTGACACAAGTCATCACCTCTAAGCCCAACCCAGTATTATTCTTCAGCAATGAGTATCAACTAAAACTCCTTGCATCAGCTGAAGTTTGATCCCAACACAGATTAAGAAATGGAGCCATAATCTTCAATTATTTTGCAAATAAAGCTTTTCAATTCAAACCGACTGGGACaccattaaaaagtaaaatcaATCATGCAAGTTGTCTGTATTGGAGCATCAGATTACTATAAACATGCATCAGCACTGCAAACgatcaaataaaaagtttattaaCTTGAAAAAATAAGCATAATGAGCACAAAGCAGCTTATTAAGgttaaaattgaataaaaatgtcGCTGGTTGCACCTCTATAGGTGTAGCTTCTACTGGTGAATAAATATAATGGGGTTTCTGTCTGTAGGTGAGCCCCATCTACACCAGGGCAGTCAGCGGATTTGATATCAGACTACGCCCCCTGCTGGAGTTGCTCTTTAATATATTACTTCAATGGATACTTACAGACAATTATAAGTGTGCAAATAATTGAATgagacataaaaataaaaactaaatcaaACTCTAAAAAGCTTGTCACCCTTGAGTTCTGGGTCTCCTCCATTACGGCATAGTGGTTACTACATGTATCAAagcacgtttaaaaaaaaaaaataaaaaaaaaaaaagtgcacgcAATAACATCTGCTTATCTGTCCTACAGTTTATCattccccccccacccccaccccccaagaAACTAGCCTGCAATATAGAACACGCTGAAGCTAATGGCAGCACTGCTCGAAACAGATCTGTGATAGACTGGAAAGAGAAAACAGACCACCGAGGTTTATTTTATCTATGTAACgatcagaggatgttagtgcAGGCTTCTGTTTCTATGGGTGTGTAATTTTCAGTTTGTTATAGCTCAATAGTCAGTCATGAATTTAAGCTTTCAGCTGCCATTTTTCACACTAAACTGGGATTCAATTAGAGGAAAGCGTTGCAAGTGTTGGAAAATTAATTCACAGCTGCTTTTAATAATCGGTTAGTTTTGGAGACAACATTTCTTGTTTGTTAACCctacacattctcacacacacacacacacacacacacacacacacacacacacacacacacacacacgctcatggACTCACTTGCTGTGAGAAGCCCAGCCCCATCACGGGGAACTTCAGAGTGGCCATCAGAGCAGGTTTAGGAGTTTTACTATGTGCCTGACTTACTGTACACGGACACtacgcgcatacacacacacacacacacacacacacacacacacacacacacacacacacacaaaggaaaagaggagaaagagggtgcaacaagagaaatgaaaacacgCCACACTAACAGgatgagaagaaagaaaaacccacTGAAGAAGAGATCAGGAGATAAAGATTGAATTTGTTCAAAGGTGAATTGGTGAAattatatgaaattatttttttttatctacagtCCCaactccaaaaaaagttgggaggctgtgtaaaatgtaaatacaaacagaatgcaatgatttgtaaatctcaaacatatcaaatgtttaaaccaaGTAAATggaccattttaaggaaaaactgaaactttttatttatttattttttttatataaagtgttgtgaccatcaaattcaaaattacttttttttttcccttaaaatgttacatttcctcagtttaaacatttgatatgttttctatgttctattgtgaatatcATATGAGTTTATGAgaattgcaaatcattgcatttacattttacacagtgtcccaacttttttggaattggggttgtacaagatgcacggagacacactgagaatGAGGGACAGAGACACGTTCAGTATTGGACAGTGTGAAGTGGAACTGCCCTCAGAAGCCTTACAAACACTAATATTCAGAACTCGTGTAGCTTTGGTGGAAGTTACGTTTCAAACACCTCGAGTCGGATTAACAACTTTTTACTAATGCTGCCTTCTCAAAGTCGTCTCAAAATGTGACAGTGCGCCTTTTACCCAGTAAAGTATCCGCTTAAATTCACACACTCGCCTCCTGATAATTTCCCCAGAATTACCCGTTAAATTCTTACATAAACATGCAGTTTTATTCCTGCGCAAATGTGAGAATGTTCATCTGTGACAATGTTGAATGAGGATCTGAACACACTACTAGGAAATATTTTATGTGTTTGTCTACCTGAGAAGGTGGAGAAGTGGAAAAGGAGGTGGTGCACACTTCCTGTGAATCCTCCACTCCAGCGTAAACCCCTCCCTCTTCCTCACCTGGAGctctgagagagtgagagaagagtTGACTcgtttttatttacacaaatttgTGCGTAAGAAAATCGTGAAAGAAAGCATGAAATGAAAGCCtagataaacaaaaacaaaagataatAAACGAAGTTTCTCCATGTTTATTGCTTTAACTATATGCTACATGTCAAACTAAGGTAACCAcagtaaccaaaaaaaaaaaaagagttttgcACTGTGCAAACTAACACGTATCCGAGCCAGTCCTACAGAACTGTAATGTAAACAGACAAGCACCTGTAGTTGCAGGGGTGCATGAGGGCCGTGTTCCCAAGTGGACGCTCCACGAAGTGGTCTATGATGATCCCCATGATTGGGCCCGTCCTCTCAAACTGCCTGCGATCCCAACACAACTCAATTCAATTGATCGTTATTTGAACAATTTACTGTGAAGCAAAAATTCTGTGCCTCTAAGAACATCACAACACTGTTTGcatacacaggacaaaacagaCAGCACTAAAAGGATAAATACTCAGTTTCTACTCATGAAAAGATTCCAAGTAGAAACCATTTAGACAGCTAGAACCATTAACCATCCAGAGAACCCTTGGAGAAGGGAACCCTTGTATTTTTTGAAGTAGAAGTGCATATGAGACAGTAAGGATCTCTACACAGTGTacagtaaatacacaaacaGGACGGGGGGGGGGTCAGCTTTTTTCAGCTCAAAAACTCATTCAGCTTTTAATACccgctttattctggtcagagTGGAGCTGGATCttgagtctatcctgggaacactgggcacaaggcagaacTACACGTTGGATGGGATGGCAGTCCATCGcagggacacacacattcacacctacgTGCAATTAAGAGTAGCAATCCacctacatgcatgttttttaaAGATGAAACCCAAATGGACTccacaaaactccacacagacagtaaccgtCAGTAAGCTCAGGACTGACCCGGGGAACAACAAGCTGCGAGGCAGCTTTGCTAATCACTATATGTGTGGGTTTGGTTTCATGAGGATATCACAAAAAAACTTTAGACCCACtcattcttcatttttattttccacattttagaataagaatagttatcaaaactctggagtaacacaactggaactatgggaattatgtcgtgataaaaaaaaaaaaaaagaacgaataaataaatctaaataatttagtattttatcatcttcaaagtttcctcccccagtccaaagacatgcatggtaggctgattggcgtgtctaaagtgtccgtagtgtatgaatgggtgtgtgagtgtgtatgtgattgtgccctgcgatggactggcaccctgtccagggtgtaccccgccttgtgcacgatgcttcctgggataggaaATATAGGGAtagcatggctgtcgtcccagaaggaagcctcttctaaagatgatgcacaagaaagcctgcaaacagtttgttgaagacaaggagactaaggacatggattactggaaccatgtcctgtggtctgatgagaccaagataaacttatttggttcagatggtgtcaagcgtgtgtggtggcaacccgtgtcttgcctacagtcaagcatggtggtgggagtgtcatggtctggggctgcatgagtgctgccgtcactggggagctacagttcattgagggaaccatgaatgcctacatgtactgtgacatactgaagcagagcatgatcagtattcagtattccagcatgatcacgaccccaaacacacctccaagacgaccactgccttgctaaagaagctgagggtgaaagtgattgactggccaagcatgtctccagacctaaaccctactgagcatctgtggggcatcctcaaacggaaggtggaggagcacaaggtctctaacatccaccagctccgtgatgtcatcatggaggagtggaagaggactccagtggcagcctgtgaagctctggtgaactccatgcccaagagggttaaggcagcgctggaaaataatggtgccacacaaaatactgacactttgggcccaatttggacattttcacttaggggtgtactcacttttgttgccagcggtttagacattgatggctgtgtgttgagttattttgaggggacagcaaatttacactgttacacaagctgtacactcactactttacactg is part of the Ictalurus punctatus breed USDA103 chromosome 27, Coco_2.0, whole genome shotgun sequence genome and harbors:
- the atg13 gene encoding autophagy-related protein 13 isoform X1; the protein is MMDSDLSPQDRKDLDKFIKFFVLKTVQVIVQARLGEKICTRSSSSPTGSDWFTLAIKDIPEVTHEAKKALAGQLPSVGRSMCVEISLKTSEGDSMELETWCLEMNEKCEKDIKVSYTVYTRLSLLLKSLLAITRVTPAYKLSRKQGHDYVILYRIYFGDVQLTGLGEGKTFRALQGFQTVRVGVVGTPIGTLTLSCAYRTNLALMSSRQFERTGPIMGIIIDHFVERPLGNTALMHPCNYRAPGEEEGGVYAGVEDSQEVCTTSFSTSPPSQCPCTVSQAHSKTPKPALMATLKFPVMGLGFSQQLCTSRLSYQTPLLGPVDLCHPTNCTAAAHPHQIAVPGKEGGVPQVLVQPSHGTQADHGRVPSCPSADTPHPPPSNCSSGDTDVLLRSEGKSVSPSDAPETTFTRKVGAFVNKPTTQVTTASLDLPFAAFAPRGYDLEENDPMVQPPASPTPSSPLQDSLHSQSSSQSGGQAQDDFVMVDFKPAFSKDDLLPMDLGTFYREFQNPPQLTSLSIDVSAQSMAEDLDSLPEKLAIYEKNIDEFDAFVDTLQ
- the atg13 gene encoding autophagy-related protein 13 isoform X2; the protein is MMDSDLSPQDRKDLDKFIKFFVLKTVQVIVQARLGEKICTRSSSSPTGSDWFTLAIKDIPEVTHEAKKALAGQLPSVGRSMCVEISLKTSEGDSMELETWCLEMNEKCEKDIKVSYTVYTRLSLLLKSLLAITRVTPAYKLSRKQGHDYVILYRIYFGDVQLTGLGEGFQTVRVGVVGTPIGTLTLSCAYRTNLALMSSRQFERTGPIMGIIIDHFVERPLGNTALMHPCNYRAPGEEEGGVYAGVEDSQEVCTTSFSTSPPSQCPCTVSQAHSKTPKPALMATLKFPVMGLGFSQQLCTSRLSYQTPLLGPVDLCHPTNCTAAAHPHQIAVPGKEGGVPQVLVQPSHGTQADHGRVPSCPSADTPHPPPSNCSSGDTDVLLRSEGKSVSPSDAPETTFTRKVGAFVNKPTTQVTTASLDLPFAAFAPRGYDLEENDPMVQPPASPTPSSPLQDSLHSQSSSQSGGQAQDDFVMVDFKPAFSKDDLLPMDLGTFYREFQNPPQLTSLSIDVSAQSMAEDLDSLPEKLAIYEKNIDEFDAFVDTLQ